One stretch of Enterobacter sp. RHBSTW-00994 DNA includes these proteins:
- the pfkA gene encoding 6-phosphofructokinase, translated as MIKKIGVLTSGGDAPGMNAAIRGVVRAALTEGLEVFGVYDGYLGLYEDRMVQLDRYSVSDMINRGGTFLGSARFPEFRDEHVREVAIENMKKRGLDALVVIGGDGSYMGAKRLTEMGFPCIGLPGTIDNDIKGTDYTIGYFTALGTVVEAIDRLRDTSSSHQRISIVEVMGRYCGDLTLAAAIAGGCEFVVVPEVEFSREDLVNEIKAGIAKGKKHAIVAITEHICDVDELAKYIETETKRETRATVLGHIQRGGSPGPYDRILASRMGAYAIDLLLQGFGGRCVGIQNEKLVHHDIIDAIENMKRPFKGDWLDCAKKLY; from the coding sequence ATGATTAAGAAAATCGGTGTGTTGACAAGCGGCGGTGATGCGCCGGGCATGAACGCTGCAATTCGCGGTGTTGTCCGTGCAGCACTGACGGAAGGTCTGGAAGTGTTTGGTGTCTATGACGGTTATCTGGGCCTGTATGAAGACCGCATGGTACAGCTAGACCGCTACAGCGTGTCTGACATGATCAACCGTGGCGGTACATTCCTCGGTTCTGCGCGCTTCCCTGAGTTCCGTGATGAGCACGTCCGTGAAGTGGCTATCGAGAACATGAAAAAACGTGGCCTGGACGCGTTGGTTGTTATCGGTGGTGATGGCTCCTATATGGGTGCAAAACGTCTGACTGAAATGGGCTTCCCATGCATCGGTCTGCCTGGCACTATCGATAACGACATCAAAGGAACTGACTACACCATCGGTTACTTCACCGCACTGGGTACAGTGGTGGAAGCCATTGACCGTCTGCGTGATACCTCTTCTTCTCACCAGCGTATCTCCATTGTTGAAGTTATGGGTCGTTACTGTGGTGACCTGACGCTGGCAGCGGCTATCGCCGGGGGCTGTGAGTTCGTGGTGGTTCCTGAAGTGGAATTCAGCCGTGAAGATCTGGTTAACGAAATCAAAGCCGGTATCGCGAAAGGTAAAAAACACGCGATCGTTGCTATCACTGAGCACATCTGTGATGTAGACGAACTGGCGAAGTACATTGAAACCGAAACCAAACGTGAAACCCGTGCAACGGTACTGGGTCATATCCAGCGTGGTGGTTCCCCTGGCCCATACGATCGTATCCTGGCATCCCGTATGGGGGCGTACGCAATTGACCTGCTGCTGCAGGGCTTTGGCGGTCGTTGCGTTGGTATTCAGAACGAAAAACTGGTTCACCACGACATTATCGACGCAATTGAAAACATGAAGCGTCCATTCAAAGGTGACTGGCTGGACTGCGCGAAAAAACTGTACTGA
- the fieF gene encoding CDF family cation-efflux transporter FieF (FieF, a metal efflux transporter, is a member of the CDF (cation diffusion facilitator) family of transporters.), which yields MNQSYGRLVSRAAIAATIMASCLLIIKIFAWWYTGSVSILAALVDSLVDIAASLTNLLVVRYSLQPADDEHTFGHGKAESLAALAQSMFISGSALFLFLTGIQHLASPTPMNDPGVGVVVTIIALISTLVLVTFQRWVVRKTQSQAVRADMLHYQSDVMMNGAILIALGLAWYGWHRADALFALGIGIYILYSALRMGYEAVQSLLDRALPDTERQEIFDIVTSWPGVSGAHDLRTRQSGPTRFIQIHLEMEDNLPLVQAHLVAEQVEQAILQRFPGSDVIIHQDPCSVVPKEGKGHFELS from the coding sequence ATGAATCAATCCTATGGACGGCTGGTGAGCCGGGCGGCAATTGCGGCGACCATCATGGCATCGTGTTTGCTGATCATTAAAATTTTTGCGTGGTGGTACACCGGCTCGGTCAGTATTCTGGCTGCACTGGTGGACTCGCTGGTGGATATTGCCGCCTCGCTCACTAACTTGCTGGTGGTGCGTTACTCATTACAACCAGCGGATGACGAACATACCTTTGGTCACGGGAAAGCGGAATCACTCGCGGCGCTGGCGCAAAGTATGTTTATCTCTGGCTCTGCGCTATTTTTGTTTTTAACCGGCATCCAGCATTTAGCATCACCGACACCAATGAATGATCCGGGAGTCGGTGTCGTGGTTACTATTATCGCGCTTATAAGCACTCTTGTTCTTGTTACGTTCCAGCGCTGGGTCGTGCGTAAAACGCAAAGCCAGGCAGTGCGGGCAGATATGCTTCATTATCAGTCTGATGTTATGATGAATGGCGCTATTCTTATTGCGCTTGGTCTTGCCTGGTATGGATGGCATCGTGCCGACGCATTATTCGCGTTAGGGATTGGGATCTATATTTTATATAGTGCGTTACGTATGGGTTATGAAGCGGTGCAATCGCTTCTGGATCGCGCGCTTCCCGATACTGAACGACAAGAAATCTTTGATATCGTGACCTCCTGGCCGGGCGTCAGTGGGGCGCACGATCTTCGTACGCGGCAGTCAGGGCCGACCCGCTTTATTCAGATTCATTTAGAAATGGAAGACAATCTGCCACTGGTTCAGGCGCATTTGGTGGCTGAGCAGGTTGAGCAGGCGATTTTGCAGCGTTTTCCTGGTTCAGACGTCATCATTCACCAGGACCCCTGTTCAGTCGTGCCTAAGGAAGGCAAAGGGCATTTTGAGCTTTCGTAA
- the cpxP gene encoding cell-envelope stress modulator CpxP, which yields MRKVTAAVMASTLAFSAFSQAAVAIIGNNESSTEGTAQHSSQSHMFDGINLTEHQRQQMRDLMQRARHDQPPVNVSEMETMHRLVTAENFDERAVRAQAEKMAQVQVARQVEMARVRNQMFHLLSPEQQAVLNEKHQQRMDQLREVARMQRSSETTLFSSNSSTRSNQ from the coding sequence ATGCGCAAAGTTACCGCTGCCGTCATGGCCTCAACGCTGGCGTTCAGTGCGTTTAGCCAGGCTGCTGTAGCTATTATCGGCAACAACGAGTCCTCAACAGAGGGCACAGCGCAGCATAGCAGCCAAAGCCATATGTTTGACGGCATAAATTTAACCGAGCATCAGCGCCAACAGATGCGAGATCTGATGCAGAGGGCAAGACACGATCAGCCCCCTGTTAATGTTAGCGAAATGGAGACAATGCATCGCCTTGTCACCGCAGAAAATTTTGATGAACGCGCTGTGCGCGCTCAGGCAGAAAAAATGGCACAGGTACAGGTTGCCCGCCAGGTCGAAATGGCCAGGGTCCGCAACCAGATGTTCCACCTGCTATCGCCCGAGCAGCAAGCGGTTCTGAACGAGAAACATCAGCAACGAATGGATCAGTTGCGTGAGGTTGCACGGATGCAGCGAAGCTCAGAAACGACGCTTTTCAGTAGCAACAGCAGTACCCGTAGTAACCAGTAA
- the cpxR gene encoding envelope stress response regulator transcription factor CpxR, which translates to MNKILLVDDDRELTSLLKELLDMEGFNVLVAHDGEQALSLLDDSIDLLLLDVMMPKKNGIDTLKELRQTHQTPVIMLTARGSELDRVLGLELGADDYLPKPFNDRELVARIRAILRRSHWSEQQQNTDNSSPTLEVDSLSLNPGRQEASFDGQTLELTGTEFTLLYLLAQHLGQVVSREHLSQEVLGKRLTPFDRAIDMHISNLRRKLPERKDGHPWFKTLRGRGYLMVSAS; encoded by the coding sequence ATGAATAAAATCCTGTTAGTTGATGATGACCGAGAGCTCACATCCCTTTTAAAGGAGTTGCTCGACATGGAAGGTTTCAACGTTCTGGTTGCCCATGATGGCGAGCAGGCGCTGAGTCTCCTTGACGACAGCATCGATTTACTTTTACTCGACGTCATGATGCCGAAGAAAAACGGCATTGATACATTGAAAGAGTTACGCCAGACGCACCAGACTCCCGTGATTATGCTGACCGCACGCGGCAGCGAACTTGACCGTGTCCTCGGCCTTGAACTGGGCGCGGATGACTATTTACCTAAACCGTTCAATGACCGTGAACTGGTTGCCCGTATTCGCGCGATCCTGCGTCGCTCTCACTGGAGCGAACAGCAGCAGAACACTGACAACAGCTCACCAACGCTGGAAGTGGACTCCCTGAGCCTGAACCCAGGCCGCCAGGAAGCGAGCTTCGATGGCCAGACGCTGGAACTGACAGGCACGGAGTTCACCTTGCTCTATCTCCTGGCACAACATCTTGGTCAGGTGGTATCGCGTGAACACTTAAGCCAGGAAGTGCTGGGCAAACGCCTCACACCGTTTGACCGCGCCATCGACATGCACATCTCTAACCTGCGCCGTAAGCTGCCGGAGCGTAAAGACGGTCACCCATGGTTTAAAACCCTGCGTGGTCGCGGTTATCTGATGGTTTCCGCTTCATGA
- the cpxA gene encoding envelope stress sensor histidine kinase CpxA — MIGSLTARIFAIFWLTLALVLMLVLMLPKLDSRQMTELLDSEQRQGVMIEQHVEAELANDPPNDLMWWRRLFRAIDKWAPPGQRLLLVTSEGRVIGAERNEMQIIRNFIGQADNADHPQKKKYGRVEMVGPFSIRDGEDNYQLYLIRPASSSQSDFINLLFDRPLLLLIVTMLVSSPLLLWLAWSLAKPARKLKNAADEVAQGNLRQHPELEAGPQEFLAAGTSFNQMVTALDRMMTAQQRLLSDISHELRTPLTRLQLGTALLRRRSGESKELERIETEAHRLDSMINDLLVMSRNQQKNALVSETVKANHLWHEVLDNAAFEAEQMGKSFTVNFPPGPWPLYGNPNALESALENIVRNALRYSHTKIEVAFSVDKDGITIIVDDDGPGVSQEDREQIFRPFYRTDEARDRESGGTGLGLAIVETAIQQHRGWVKADDSPLGGLRLTIWLPLYKRS, encoded by the coding sequence ATGATAGGCAGCTTAACCGCCCGCATCTTCGCCATTTTCTGGCTGACGCTGGCATTGGTTTTAATGCTCGTTTTGATGTTGCCAAAACTCGACTCACGCCAAATGACGGAGCTTCTCGACAGCGAGCAACGTCAGGGCGTGATGATCGAGCAACACGTTGAAGCCGAGCTGGCAAACGATCCGCCAAACGATTTGATGTGGTGGCGCAGGTTATTTCGCGCCATCGATAAGTGGGCCCCTCCCGGACAACGTCTGCTGCTGGTGACCAGCGAAGGCCGCGTTATTGGCGCAGAACGCAATGAAATGCAGATCATCCGCAACTTCATTGGTCAAGCGGATAATGCCGATCATCCGCAGAAGAAGAAATATGGCCGGGTCGAGATGGTCGGCCCCTTCTCCATCAGGGATGGGGAGGATAACTACCAACTCTATCTGATTCGCCCGGCAAGTAGCTCCCAGTCTGATTTTATCAACTTGCTGTTTGACCGCCCGCTGTTGCTGCTGATTGTTACGATGCTGGTCAGTTCACCGCTGCTGTTATGGCTGGCGTGGAGCCTGGCAAAACCGGCCCGTAAACTCAAAAATGCCGCCGACGAAGTCGCTCAGGGCAACCTGAGACAGCATCCTGAACTGGAAGCAGGGCCGCAGGAATTCCTGGCTGCCGGGACCAGTTTTAACCAGATGGTGACGGCACTTGATCGCATGATGACGGCGCAGCAACGTCTGCTCTCAGACATCTCGCACGAGCTTCGCACTCCGCTTACGCGGCTCCAGCTCGGAACGGCATTACTCCGACGCCGCAGCGGTGAAAGCAAAGAGCTGGAACGTATCGAAACGGAAGCTCATAGACTGGATAGCATGATCAACGATCTGCTGGTGATGTCGCGCAATCAGCAGAAAAATGCGCTGGTCAGCGAAACGGTAAAAGCCAACCATCTGTGGCATGAGGTGCTAGACAACGCCGCTTTCGAAGCAGAACAGATGGGCAAATCGTTCACCGTCAACTTCCCGCCGGGGCCATGGCCGCTGTACGGTAACCCTAACGCGCTGGAAAGTGCGCTGGAGAATATCGTGCGTAACGCCCTGCGCTACTCGCACACGAAGATTGAAGTGGCGTTCTCGGTGGACAAAGACGGTATCACCATCATTGTGGATGACGATGGTCCTGGCGTGAGTCAGGAAGACCGTGAGCAGATTTTCCGTCCGTTCTACCGTACCGACGAGGCTCGCGATCGTGAATCTGGTGGTACGGGGCTGGGTCTGGCCATTGTTGAAACCGCCATTCAGCAACATCGCGGCTGGGTGAAAGCCGATGATAGCCCGCTGGGTGGGTTGCGGTTAACGATCTGGTTGCCATTGTATAAGCGTTCGTAG
- the yiiM gene encoding 6-hydroxyaminopurine reductase, with the protein MTPVRSESDDSLFLYLHKGAAMHYPVNVYTGKVRDYDGSRPSAIAKIQVDGELTLTDLGLAGDEQAEKKIHGGPDRALCHYPREHYLHWIREFPEQADLFVAPAFGENLSTEGLTEKNVFIGDIFRWGDALIQVTQPRSPCFKLNYHFGINDMSAQLQSAGKTGWLYRVILAGQVFADAPLELASRLSDVSVYEACAIAWHMPFDDEQYHRLLSAAGLSTSWTRTMQNRRSSGKIEDNSRRLWGK; encoded by the coding sequence TTGACGCCTGTGAGAAGCGAGTCTGATGACTCGCTTTTTTTGTATCTGCATAAAGGAGCAGCGATGCATTACCCGGTGAATGTGTATACAGGCAAGGTAAGGGATTACGACGGCAGCCGCCCGAGTGCCATTGCAAAAATTCAGGTCGACGGTGAGCTGACGCTAACCGATCTCGGGCTTGCGGGTGACGAACAGGCCGAAAAAAAAATCCACGGCGGGCCTGACCGCGCGCTGTGTCATTATCCTCGCGAGCACTATCTCCACTGGATCCGTGAGTTTCCTGAACAGGCTGATCTGTTTGTGGCGCCGGCTTTTGGTGAGAACCTTTCTACGGAAGGGCTGACCGAGAAAAACGTCTTTATCGGCGATATTTTCCGCTGGGGCGATGCCTTGATTCAGGTCACGCAGCCGCGTTCGCCGTGTTTTAAGCTCAACTATCACTTCGGCATCAACGATATGTCGGCGCAACTGCAAAGCGCAGGCAAAACCGGCTGGTTGTATCGCGTTATTTTGGCCGGACAGGTCTTTGCAGATGCACCGCTGGAACTGGCGTCGCGTCTGAGTGATGTTTCCGTTTATGAGGCCTGCGCCATCGCCTGGCATATGCCCTTTGACGATGAGCAGTATCATCGGTTGTTGTCGGCGGCAGGGCTTTCAACAAGCTGGACGAGAACAATGCAAAATCGACGTAGTAGCGGGAAGATCGAAGATAATTCGCGGAGATTGTGGGGGAAATGA
- the sodA gene encoding superoxide dismutase [Mn], giving the protein MSYTLPSLPYAYDALEPHFDKQTMEIHHTKHHQAYVNNANAALESLPEFASLSAEELITKLDQLPADKKTVLRNNAGGHANHSLFWKGLKTGTTLQGDLKAAIERDFGSVDAFKAEFEKAAATRFGSGWAWLVLKGDKLAVVSTANQDSPLMGEAISGASGFPIVGLDVWEHAYYLKFQNRRPDYIKAFWDVVNWDEAAARFAAKK; this is encoded by the coding sequence ATGAGTTATACACTGCCATCCCTGCCGTATGCCTACGACGCACTGGAACCGCATTTCGACAAGCAGACGATGGAAATCCATCACACCAAACATCACCAGGCTTACGTTAACAACGCGAACGCTGCGCTGGAAAGCCTGCCAGAATTCGCCAGCCTGTCTGCTGAAGAGCTGATCACTAAACTGGATCAACTGCCCGCTGACAAGAAAACCGTTCTGCGTAACAACGCCGGTGGTCACGCTAACCACAGCCTGTTCTGGAAAGGCCTGAAAACCGGCACTACGCTGCAGGGCGACCTGAAAGCAGCCATCGAGCGTGATTTCGGTTCCGTAGACGCTTTCAAAGCAGAGTTTGAAAAAGCAGCAGCAACCCGTTTCGGCTCTGGCTGGGCGTGGCTGGTACTGAAAGGTGACAAACTGGCTGTGGTTTCTACCGCTAACCAGGATTCCCCTCTGATGGGTGAAGCCATCTCCGGCGCATCTGGTTTCCCCATTGTGGGCCTGGACGTATGGGAACATGCGTACTACCTGAAATTCCAGAACCGTCGCCCGGACTACATCAAAGCCTTCTGGGACGTGGTGAACTGGGACGAAGCAGCAGCACGTTTCGCCGCTAAAAAATAA
- the rhaT gene encoding L-rhamnose/proton symporter RhaT gives MNHAITMGIFWHLIGAASAACFYAPFKKVKHWSWETMWSVGGTVSWLILPWTISAMLLPDFWGYFSSFSASTLLPVFLFGAMWGIGNINYGLTMRYLGMSMGIGIAIGITLIVGTLMTPILNGNFDVLINTEGGRMTLLGVMVAVIGVGIVTRAGQLKERKMGIKAEDFNLKKGLLLAVMCGIFSAGMSFAMNAAKPMHEAAAALGVDPLYVALPSYVVIMGGGALVNLGFCFIRLAKVKNLSVKADFSLAKNLIITNVLLSALGGLMWYLQFFFYAWGHASIPAQYDYMSWMLHMSFYVLCGGLVGLVLKEWNNAGRRPVGVLSLGCVVIIIAANIVGLGMAN, from the coding sequence ATGAATCATGCGATTACGATGGGTATTTTCTGGCATTTGATAGGCGCAGCCAGTGCAGCCTGTTTCTATGCCCCGTTTAAAAAGGTTAAACATTGGTCATGGGAAACCATGTGGTCCGTTGGCGGAACGGTTTCATGGCTGATCCTGCCCTGGACCATTAGCGCCATGCTATTGCCCGATTTCTGGGGCTACTTCTCCTCCTTTAGCGCCTCCACGCTGCTGCCGGTTTTCCTGTTTGGTGCAATGTGGGGCATCGGTAATATCAACTACGGCCTCACCATGCGCTATCTCGGTATGTCGATGGGTATCGGTATCGCGATTGGTATCACGCTGATTGTCGGCACATTGATGACCCCAATCCTCAACGGGAATTTTGATGTGCTGATCAACACAGAAGGCGGAAGGATGACGCTGCTGGGCGTGATGGTTGCCGTCATTGGCGTCGGGATTGTCACGCGCGCGGGTCAGTTGAAAGAGCGCAAAATGGGCATCAAGGCCGAAGACTTCAACCTGAAGAAAGGCCTGCTGCTGGCAGTGATGTGCGGTATTTTCTCCGCCGGAATGTCATTCGCCATGAACGCCGCCAAACCGATGCATGAAGCCGCTGCCGCGCTGGGCGTTGACCCGCTGTATGTCGCCCTGCCAAGCTACGTGGTGATTATGGGCGGCGGTGCGCTGGTGAACCTGGGATTCTGTTTTATTCGTCTGGCAAAAGTGAAGAATTTGTCGGTAAAGGCCGATTTCTCGCTCGCAAAAAACCTGATCATCACCAACGTATTGCTCTCTGCCCTCGGCGGCCTGATGTGGTATTTGCAGTTCTTCTTCTACGCCTGGGGCCATGCCAGTATTCCCGCGCAGTATGACTACATGAGCTGGATGCTGCACATGAGCTTTTACGTGCTGTGCGGTGGGCTGGTTGGGCTGGTACTGAAGGAATGGAACAATGCCGGGCGTCGTCCGGTTGGCGTACTGAGCCTGGGTTGCGTGGTGATAATCATCGCCGCCAATATTGTCGGCCTCGGTATGGCGAACTGA
- the rhaR gene encoding HTH-type transcriptional activator RhaR: MATQLILRKDDFFASAGQAVAVADRYPQNVFAEHTHEFCELVLVWRGNGLHVLNDRPYRITRGDLFYIRAEDKHSYASVNDLVLQNVIYCPDRLKLNLDWAATIPGFTEAKGASHWRLSSNGMNPVRQVITQLEQESQKGDSLANQMAELLFAQLVMMLKRYRYATDNPSATAQEALLDKLITTLAGSLNRSFVLEKFCEQEQCSERALRQQFRTQTGMTVNHYLRQLRICHAQYLLQHTELMVSEVAMRCGFEDSNYFSVVFNREVGMTPVQWRHRSRKAA, translated from the coding sequence GTGGCTACTCAGTTAATCCTTCGCAAAGATGATTTTTTTGCCTCCGCCGGGCAAGCCGTCGCGGTGGCTGATCGCTATCCGCAAAATGTCTTTGCGGAACATACCCACGAGTTTTGTGAACTGGTGCTGGTGTGGCGAGGTAACGGTTTGCACGTTCTTAACGACAGGCCTTATCGCATTACGCGCGGTGACTTGTTTTACATCCGCGCGGAAGATAAGCACTCCTACGCCTCGGTAAACGATCTGGTTCTGCAAAATGTGATTTATTGCCCGGACAGGCTCAAACTCAACCTTGACTGGGCTGCGACTATTCCAGGTTTTACCGAGGCTAAAGGCGCATCCCACTGGCGTTTGAGCAGTAACGGTATGAACCCGGTTCGCCAGGTGATCACCCAGCTTGAACAGGAGAGTCAGAAGGGCGATAGCCTGGCTAACCAGATGGCGGAGCTGCTGTTTGCTCAACTGGTGATGATGCTTAAACGCTATCGCTACGCCACCGATAACCCGTCCGCGACGGCGCAGGAAGCCCTGCTGGATAAATTGATCACGACGCTTGCTGGCAGCCTCAACCGCAGTTTTGTGCTGGAGAAATTTTGTGAGCAGGAACAGTGCAGCGAGCGCGCGCTACGCCAGCAGTTCCGCACCCAGACCGGGATGACGGTGAACCACTACCTTCGTCAGCTTCGAATTTGCCACGCGCAGTATCTGCTGCAACATACGGAGCTGATGGTGAGTGAAGTGGCAATGCGTTGTGGCTTTGAGGACAGTAACTACTTTTCGGTGGTGTTTAACCGCGAGGTGGGGATGACGCCGGTTCAGTGGCGTCATCGTAGTCGGAAAGCGGCGTAA
- the rhaS gene encoding HTH-type transcriptional activator RhaS: MTVLHSVDFFPSGGSPVAIEPRLPQAAFPEHHHDFHEIVIVEHGTGIHVFNGQPYTISGGTVCFVRDHDRHLYEHTDNLCLTNVLYRSPDAFQFLSGLNQLLPQEKDGHYPSHWRVNQATLQQVRQLVSQMEQSEDGLETHAIATRELLFMQLLVLLRRSSLVEGLGNNDARLNQLMAWLEDHFSEDVCWEMLAEHFSLSLRTLHRQLKLQTGLTPQRYLNRLRLIKARHLLRHTDESVTDIAYRCGFGDSNHFSTLFRREFSWSPRDIRQGKDTPLQ, translated from the coding sequence ATGACCGTACTACACAGCGTGGATTTTTTTCCTTCGGGAGGTTCGCCCGTTGCGATTGAGCCACGGCTCCCTCAGGCTGCATTTCCTGAGCATCATCATGATTTTCATGAAATTGTTATTGTTGAGCATGGAACGGGTATCCATGTGTTTAACGGCCAGCCGTACACCATCAGCGGGGGGACGGTCTGCTTTGTGCGCGATCATGATCGCCATTTGTATGAGCATACCGATAACCTGTGCCTGACCAACGTGCTCTATCGCTCGCCGGATGCGTTCCAGTTTCTCTCCGGGCTTAATCAACTGCTGCCGCAGGAGAAGGACGGACACTACCCGTCACACTGGCGGGTGAATCAGGCCACATTGCAGCAGGTACGCCAGTTGGTGAGCCAGATGGAACAGAGTGAAGATGGGCTGGAAACGCATGCCATCGCCACGCGTGAGCTGTTGTTCATGCAACTGCTGGTTCTGCTGCGCCGTAGCAGTCTGGTGGAAGGTCTGGGGAATAATGATGCCCGGTTGAATCAGCTGATGGCCTGGCTTGAGGATCACTTTTCTGAAGATGTTTGTTGGGAAATGCTGGCGGAGCATTTTTCGTTGTCGCTGCGAACCCTGCATCGGCAGCTAAAACTGCAAACCGGACTTACCCCACAGCGGTATCTCAACCGCCTGCGGCTGATTAAGGCCCGCCATCTGTTGCGCCATACTGACGAGAGCGTGACGGATATTGCTTATCGCTGTGGTTTTGGCGACAGTAACCACTTTTCGACGCTCTTTCGCCGAGAATTTAGCTGGTCGCCACGTGATATTCGCCAGGGCAAGGACACGCCACTGCAGTAA
- the rhaB gene encoding rhamnulokinase has product MTFRHCVAVDLGASSGRVMLATWDCNQRTLSLREIHRFVNCLQKQDGFDTWNIDGLEADIRTGLKKVCDDGIRIDSIGIDTWGVDYVLLDDHGECVGLPVSYRDSRTDGLMAHAMAQLGKANIYGRSGIQFLPFNTLYQLRALIEQQPELAAQVTHALLIPDYFSYRLTGNMNWEYTNATTTQLVNINSDNWDESLLNWTGASPAWFGTPTHPGNVIGQWICPQGNAIPVVAVASHDTASAVIAAPLANKDAAYLSSGTWSLMGFESKTPYTSDAAMAANITNEGGAEGRYRVLKNIMGLWLLQRVLKEQNITDLPQLIADTEQMTACTFLINPNDDRFINPAHMSAEIQAACFDAGQPVPSSPAELARCIFDSLALLYADILAELAALRGKPFSQLHIVGGGGQNLLLNQLCADACGITVVAGPVEASTLGNIGIQLMTLDELSNVDDFRSVVTANHRLTTFTPNPCHEIARYRAQFQQKRLTKELCA; this is encoded by the coding sequence ATGACTTTTCGCCATTGTGTGGCTGTCGATTTAGGCGCATCCAGCGGCCGTGTAATGCTGGCCACCTGGGACTGCAACCAGCGCACGCTTTCGCTTCGCGAAATTCACCGCTTTGTTAACTGCCTGCAAAAACAGGACGGTTTCGACACCTGGAACATCGACGGCCTGGAAGCTGACATTCGCACCGGGCTGAAGAAAGTCTGCGATGACGGTATCCGAATCGACAGCATAGGCATTGATACCTGGGGGGTGGATTATGTCCTGCTGGACGATCACGGTGAGTGTGTCGGCCTGCCTGTCTCCTACCGTGACAGCCGTACCGACGGTCTGATGGCACATGCCATGGCGCAGCTTGGTAAGGCGAATATTTACGGTCGAAGCGGCATCCAGTTTCTCCCCTTCAACACGCTGTATCAGCTGCGTGCGCTGATCGAACAGCAGCCAGAGCTGGCGGCTCAGGTTACACATGCTCTGCTGATCCCGGATTATTTCAGCTACCGCCTGACGGGCAACATGAACTGGGAATACACCAACGCCACCACCACTCAACTGGTGAACATTAACTCGGATAACTGGGATGAGAGCCTGCTGAACTGGACGGGGGCATCGCCAGCCTGGTTCGGTACGCCAACGCACCCCGGTAATGTGATCGGTCAGTGGATTTGCCCGCAGGGTAATGCGATTCCTGTGGTCGCCGTCGCCAGCCACGACACCGCCAGCGCGGTGATTGCCGCGCCGCTGGCCAACAAAGATGCCGCCTATCTCTCATCCGGAACCTGGTCACTGATGGGCTTTGAGAGTAAAACCCCGTACACCAGCGATGCTGCAATGGCCGCCAATATCACCAACGAAGGTGGAGCGGAAGGCCGCTACCGGGTACTGAAAAATATCATGGGTTTGTGGCTGCTCCAGCGGGTGCTTAAAGAGCAAAACATAACCGACCTGCCACAACTCATCGCCGACACCGAACAAATGACGGCGTGCACGTTCCTGATTAACCCGAACGACGATCGCTTTATTAATCCGGCGCACATGAGTGCCGAGATCCAGGCCGCCTGCTTCGATGCAGGACAGCCCGTTCCCTCCAGCCCTGCTGAACTGGCACGCTGCATTTTCGACAGTCTCGCTCTGCTGTATGCCGACATCCTGGCCGAGCTTGCCGCCCTTCGCGGTAAGCCATTCAGCCAGCTACACATTGTCGGTGGTGGCGGCCAGAACCTGTTACTGAACCAGCTTTGCGCCGATGCCTGCGGTATTACCGTCGTCGCCGGCCCCGTAGAAGCCTCAACGCTCGGCAATATCGGCATTCAACTGATGACGCTGGATGAGCTTTCTAACGTTGACGATTTCCGCTCGGTGGTCACAGCAAATCACCGTCTGACCACCTTCACCCCTAATCCCTGCCATGAAATTGCCCGCTACCGGGCGCAGTTTCAGCAAAAACGACTGACTAAGGAGCTTTGCGCATGA